ACTCTTCAGATACTGCCGGCGACAACGGCGCAGCACCAGACGTAATGTAGCCCAGACTGGAAAGGTCGTATTTGTCTACAATGGGGTGTTTTGCCAGACCCAAAATAATCGGTGGCACCAGGTAGGCAGAGGTCACTTTATAGTCCTGCATCAATTGCAGGAAATGCTCCATGTCAAAGCGGGGCATCGTGACAACTGTTGCCCCCTTGCGCAGCGCCATACTCATGATAACCGTCATCCCATAGATATGGTAAAACGGCAGAATACCAATCAGGACCTCCCCATCATCCAACGGCTCAACAGACTCCGTCTGAGCAATATTGGCCACAAGATTATGGTGGGTAAGCATCACACCCTTGGGCAACCCTGTGGTGCCACTCGAGTAAGGCAACACCAGGAGGTCTTCTTTCGGATCTATCTCAACTTCCGGTACATACTCACCATGGTCTTTGAGCGAGGCAAATGAGAGGGCGCCTTCTCCCTCGCCAAATACAAAGAGCTTTTCAATGCCAGCTTCTTCCGAGGCCTGCTGTGCTTTGTCCAGCATTTGTGGAATAGTAAACAAAAAACGGGCGCCGGCATCTTTGAGCTGAAAGCTCAGCTCATCAACAGTGTAGATCGGATTGATTGTAGTATTTACGCCGCCCAGTAAAGCAACTGCAAGAAACAGTGATGCATACTCAGGATGATTCGAGCTGTAAATGGCAACCTTATCCCCCTTCTGCAAACCGTGCTTATGTAAGCCAGCAGCTACCTGGATGATCTCCAGGCGTAACTCGTCATAGGTAACAACGCGGCCGTCAGCGCCATCAATGAGAGCCGGCCGGGAAGCATAACGCGGAAAGAATTCGGTGATGTAGCGGTGAAAGACATCAACAGGAATCTCTACGTCGGGGAAAGGACTTTTGGCAACCATGGGATTCTCCTTTATGAGGGCGGGATTCCATTCTACGTCGCCAGCACATGACTTTCAACACAAATCATCAAACACAAAGCCCCTTTCACAGCTTTTCAGGGCTAAATAACAGGTTACAGGGCTTCACGCAATGTAAAAGGTTTTGACGAGCTCAGAGATGACGCGTTCATACAATACAACCGCGTTGTTCTCTTCATTGTGACGTGGGGCTTCTGATACTTCCATAATGCGCGTCCGCTTGGCCTCGATTTCAGCAGCCTCCTGTTTTGAATCAGCAACGGCTGACTGCGCGAGTGCCGGCACAAAGAGCAAAGCGATCAGGAGTGCGGCAAAAAAGATGGTTCTGATCAGGCGTGTGTTTTTCATACAAAAGGCTGGGCATGGACAAGACGCTGGATGGACTACACCCCTGTTATCCAAGCGCTATGCCACCTTACGTTACGCAGAATAGGTGGCCTTTCTGTTGTTTCGCGTCCACTTTAATCTATGCGAAGGAGATCTGTTACTTATACCAAAGTAGTTGAGATAGAGATATGCGTAGTACCTTTTGGCGAACGCCCTTAATCGCCTGGTATCCTACGCGTTTCGTTACTACGCGAACTGTCTGATAAGGCGATCCTTTACAAAAAATTTTGACGACACACGGGCCTGGGAATTGTACGCGTGCCGGCTTGTCTCACCCTGAGTTCAGATATGACGAAATTGTGTTGTGTATTCTCAAAATGACAGGAAGTATCCTGTTAAACGCGGTAGGATTCCTGGTAGTTGGCGGCGAGCAAAGCGCCCATGGCTAAAAACATCAAGGTGCCTACAAGCAGGGTTGAAGGCGCAATCAACATCCCGAAGAGCATATACACAAACAAGCTGACCAGCATGAAGTTAGCAGACAAAACACCGATCCATGCAG
This region of Bacteroidota bacterium genomic DNA includes:
- a CDS encoding 4-coumarate--CoA ligase family protein — protein: MVAKSPFPDVEIPVDVFHRYITEFFPRYASRPALIDGADGRVVTYDELRLEIIQVAAGLHKHGLQKGDKVAIYSSNHPEYASLFLAVALLGGVNTTINPIYTVDELSFQLKDAGARFLFTIPQMLDKAQQASEEAGIEKLFVFGEGEGALSFASLKDHGEYVPEVEIDPKEDLLVLPYSSGTTGLPKGVMLTHHNLVANIAQTESVEPLDDGEVLIGILPFYHIYGMTVIMSMALRKGATVVTMPRFDMEHFLQLMQDYKVTSAYLVPPIILGLAKHPIVDKYDLSSLGYITSGAAPLSPAVSEECATRLDCVVKQGYGLTETSPVTHFTPRQGPIKLKAVGVSIPNTETLIADVETGKMLPIGEVGEIWMRGPQVMKGYHQNPEATNAMIDAEGWLHTGDVGYLDEDSYLYVIDRVKELIKYKGLQVAPAELEAVLLGHPAIADAAVIPSPDEEAGEVPKGCIVLKPGVEVTAEEIQAFVAERVAPYKKLRRVEFMPSIPKVPSGKILRRELVKREREMLGE